One segment of Apus apus isolate bApuApu2 chromosome 1, bApuApu2.pri.cur, whole genome shotgun sequence DNA contains the following:
- the GDAP2 gene encoding ganglioside-induced differentiation-associated protein 2 isoform X1 yields MDPLGAPSQFVDIDSLLGWSDAYEAKQLDPHQNPVEKAQVAVRSPFPYRKDINAKIILWKGDVALLNCTAIVNTSNESLTDKNPVSESIFMHAGPDLRDELQKLKGCRTGEAKLTKGFNLAARFIIHTVGPKYKSRYRTAAESSLYSCYRNVLQLAKEQAMCSVGFCVINSLKRCYPLEDATHIALRTVRRFLEIHGETLEKVVFAVSELEEATYQKLLPLYFPRSLEEEIQSLPYLPADIGNAEGEPVVPERQIRITEKPGVPDDASDEEGLEADLAFIGSHAFARMEGDVDKQRRLILQGQLSEAALQKQHQRNYNRWLCQARAEDLSDIASLKALYQTGVDNCGRTVMVVVGRNIPVTLIDMEKALLYFIHVMDHIAVKEYVLVYFHTLTNYYNQLDSNFLKKLYDVVDAKYKRNLKALYFVHPTFRSKVSAWFFTTFTVSGLKDKIHYVESLQQLFTAIPPEQIDLPPFVLEYDARENGPYYSSYPPSPDL; encoded by the exons ATGGATCCCTTGGGTGCTCCTTCCCAATTTGTGGATATTGACAGTCTGCTAGGCTGGAGTGATGCCTATGAGGCTAAGCAGCTGGACCCTCACCAAAATCCTGTTGAAAAAGCTCAAGTTGCTGTTAGATCACCTTTTCCATACAGGAAAGacataaatgcaaaaataatcttATG GAAAGGAGATGTAGCATTACTGAACTGCACAGCCATAGTAAATACCAGTAATGAGTCTCTCACTGATAAGAATCCAGTATCTGAAAGTATATTCATGCATGCTGGGCCTGACCTGAGGGATGAACTCCAGAAGCTCAAAG GGTGCAGGACAGGAGAGGCTAAGCTGACCAAAGGATTTAATTTGGCTGCCCGGTTCATCATCCACACAGTGGGACCCAAATACAAAAGCCGGTACCGCACGGCAGCCGAGAGttctctctacagctgctacCGCAACGTTCTGCAGCTTGCCAA GGAACAAGCAATGTGCTCTGTAGGATTTTGTGTGATTAACTCTCTGAAAAGATGCTACCCCTTGGAGGATGCAACCCACATAGCACTGC GTACAGTTAGAAGGTTCTTGGAGATTCATGGAGAGACTCTGGAGAAGGTGGTATTTGCGGTTTCCGAGCTTGAAGAG gCCACTTACCAGAAGTTGCTGCCTCTGTATTTTCCAAGATCGTTGGAAGAAGAGATACAATCCTTGCCTTACCTCCCTGCAGATATTGGCAATGCAGAAGGGGAGCCTGTAGTACCAGAGCGACAGATCAGGATTACTGAAAAGCCTGGTGTTCCAGATG ATGCTTCAGATGAAGAGGGCCTGGAGGCAGATTTGGCTTTCATTGGCTCCCATGCTTTTGCCCGCATGGAGGGAGATGTTGATAAACAGAGACGCCTCATCCTTCAGGGACAGTTGTCAGAGGCAGCATTGCAAAAACAGCACCAGAGGAA CTACAATCGCTGGCTGTGTCAGGCAAGAGCTGAAGACCTTTCTGATATTGCTTCTCTGAAAGCCTTGTACCAGACAG gTGTGGATAACTGTGGTCGCACAGTGATGGTGGTGGTTGGAAGGAATATCCCCGTAACTTTAATAGACATGGAAAAG gctcttctgtattttatccATGTCATGGATCATATTGCAGTGAAGGAATATGTCCTGGTGTACTTCCATACCCTCACAAATTATTACAATCAACTAGATTCTAATTTCTTGAAGAAACTCTATGATGTTGTTGATGCCAA GTACAAGAGGAACTTGAAGGCACTGTATTTTGTCCACCCCACGTTTCGTTCAAAG GTCTCGGCATGGTTTTTCACAACCTTTACAGTCTCAGGGTTAAAGGACAAAATCCACTATGTGGAAAGCCTTCAGCAGTTGTTCACAGCCATACCCCCAGAACAGATTGATCTTCCTCCTTTTGTCCTCGAATATGATGCCAGG GAAAATGGGCCTTACTATTCTTCTTATCCTCCATCCCCTGACTTGTGA
- the GDAP2 gene encoding ganglioside-induced differentiation-associated protein 2 isoform X2, protein MDPLGAPSQFVDIDSLLGWSDAYEAKQLDPHQNPVEKAQVAVRSPFPYRKDINAKIILWKGDVALLNCTAIVNTSNESLTDKNPVSESIFMHAGPDLRDELQKLKGCRTGEAKLTKGFNLAARFIIHTVGPKYKSRYRTAAESSLYSCYRNVLQLAKEQAMCSVGFCVINSLKRCYPLEDATHIALRTVRRFLEIHGETLEKVVFAVSELEEATYQKLLPLYFPRSLEEEIQSLPYLPADIGNAEGEPVVPERQIRITEKPGVPDDASDEEGLEADLAFIGSHAFARMEGDVDKQRRLILQGQLSEAALQKQHQRNYNRWLCQARAEDLSDIASLKALYQTGVDNCGRTVMVVVGRNIPVTLIDMEKVQEELEGTVFCPPHVSFKGLGMVFHNLYSLRVKGQNPLCGKPSAVVHSHTPRTD, encoded by the exons ATGGATCCCTTGGGTGCTCCTTCCCAATTTGTGGATATTGACAGTCTGCTAGGCTGGAGTGATGCCTATGAGGCTAAGCAGCTGGACCCTCACCAAAATCCTGTTGAAAAAGCTCAAGTTGCTGTTAGATCACCTTTTCCATACAGGAAAGacataaatgcaaaaataatcttATG GAAAGGAGATGTAGCATTACTGAACTGCACAGCCATAGTAAATACCAGTAATGAGTCTCTCACTGATAAGAATCCAGTATCTGAAAGTATATTCATGCATGCTGGGCCTGACCTGAGGGATGAACTCCAGAAGCTCAAAG GGTGCAGGACAGGAGAGGCTAAGCTGACCAAAGGATTTAATTTGGCTGCCCGGTTCATCATCCACACAGTGGGACCCAAATACAAAAGCCGGTACCGCACGGCAGCCGAGAGttctctctacagctgctacCGCAACGTTCTGCAGCTTGCCAA GGAACAAGCAATGTGCTCTGTAGGATTTTGTGTGATTAACTCTCTGAAAAGATGCTACCCCTTGGAGGATGCAACCCACATAGCACTGC GTACAGTTAGAAGGTTCTTGGAGATTCATGGAGAGACTCTGGAGAAGGTGGTATTTGCGGTTTCCGAGCTTGAAGAG gCCACTTACCAGAAGTTGCTGCCTCTGTATTTTCCAAGATCGTTGGAAGAAGAGATACAATCCTTGCCTTACCTCCCTGCAGATATTGGCAATGCAGAAGGGGAGCCTGTAGTACCAGAGCGACAGATCAGGATTACTGAAAAGCCTGGTGTTCCAGATG ATGCTTCAGATGAAGAGGGCCTGGAGGCAGATTTGGCTTTCATTGGCTCCCATGCTTTTGCCCGCATGGAGGGAGATGTTGATAAACAGAGACGCCTCATCCTTCAGGGACAGTTGTCAGAGGCAGCATTGCAAAAACAGCACCAGAGGAA CTACAATCGCTGGCTGTGTCAGGCAAGAGCTGAAGACCTTTCTGATATTGCTTCTCTGAAAGCCTTGTACCAGACAG gTGTGGATAACTGTGGTCGCACAGTGATGGTGGTGGTTGGAAGGAATATCCCCGTAACTTTAATAGACATGGAAAAG GTACAAGAGGAACTTGAAGGCACTGTATTTTGTCCACCCCACGTTTCGTTCAAAG GTCTCGGCATGGTTTTTCACAACCTTTACAGTCTCAGGGTTAAAGGACAAAATCCACTATGTGGAAAGCCTTCAGCAGTTGTTCACAGCCATACCCCCAGAACAGATTGA